One Acidiferrobacter thiooxydans DNA window includes the following coding sequences:
- a CDS encoding S-methyl-5'-thioinosine phosphorylase: MKTLAIIGGSGLTHLRNLTVRERRVMRTPYGEPSAPMVYGLVGGHEVIFLPRHGHGHTIPPHSVNYQANMWALKECGVSDVIAVNAVGAINTALAPGTLVLPDQIIDYTYGRAHTFFGSHPEPVTHIDFTHPYCEALREVLRDGASRAGLALAPRGTYAATQGPRFETAAEIRKLERDGADIVGMTGMPEAALARELGLCYASLSVVANYAAGKVEGEIDLRTIERHLESGTTKARMLLEHAIPRLYGA, from the coding sequence ATGAAGACGCTTGCGATCATCGGCGGCAGCGGGCTCACGCATTTGCGCAATCTCACGGTTCGCGAGCGCCGCGTGATGCGCACGCCCTATGGCGAGCCATCGGCGCCTATGGTCTACGGGCTTGTGGGCGGACATGAGGTGATCTTCTTGCCGCGTCACGGCCATGGCCACACCATACCGCCGCATAGCGTGAATTATCAGGCCAATATGTGGGCCTTGAAGGAATGCGGTGTAAGCGATGTGATCGCGGTGAATGCCGTGGGCGCGATCAATACCGCTCTTGCGCCCGGGACCCTCGTGCTCCCGGATCAGATCATCGATTACACCTACGGCCGCGCGCACACGTTTTTCGGGAGCCATCCCGAGCCGGTCACGCACATCGATTTCACCCATCCCTACTGCGAGGCGTTGCGCGAGGTGTTGCGCGACGGCGCATCGCGTGCCGGGCTCGCCCTGGCGCCCCGGGGGACTTATGCGGCGACCCAGGGTCCGCGCTTTGAAACGGCGGCCGAGATCCGGAAACTCGAGCGCGATGGGGCCGACATCGTGGGCATGACGGGCATGCCGGAGGCCGCCCTCGCCCGCGAGCTTGGCCTGTGTTACGCCTCGCTATCGGTGGTGGCCAATTATGCTGCCGGGAAGGTCGAGGGCGAGATCGATCTGCGTACCATAGAACGTCATCTCGAAAGCGGCACGACAAAGGCGCGCATGCTCCTCGAGCATGCAATCCCGCGATTGTACGGCGCCTGA
- a CDS encoding DsrE/DsrF/DrsH-like family protein: protein MADKLLMIMVNTDPHNPSELGAPFFQATVAAAMEYEVTVVLTARAGELAVRGVAEKLFVQEGSSKSVYDFIKDAHEAGVHFKVCTPTLDLWGKDLIPEIEETVGGAYVITQAMDDDTVTFTY from the coding sequence ATGGCAGACAAGCTTCTGATGATCATGGTGAACACCGACCCGCATAACCCCTCCGAACTCGGGGCGCCGTTTTTCCAGGCGACCGTGGCGGCCGCAATGGAGTATGAAGTGACGGTGGTATTGACGGCCCGCGCCGGCGAGTTGGCAGTCAGAGGCGTCGCAGAAAAGCTCTTCGTGCAGGAAGGTAGCAGTAAGTCGGTCTACGACTTCATCAAGGACGCGCACGAGGCGGGCGTTCATTTCAAGGTATGCACGCCAACCCTCGATCTGTGGGGCAAGGACCTCATCCCGGAGATCGAGGAGACCGTGGGCGGGGCCTATGTCATCACCCAAGCGATGGATGATGACACGGTCACCTTTACGTATTGA
- a CDS encoding transposase — protein sequence MSLLTLQGRILVPFIMGTYQSERFSAAKGQCDLVRRRDGQWFLLVTVDVPDGTKTSTTDFLGVDLGVANVATDSDGVKHSGDGVEACRIRHHTRRQGLQKAAGRKRRGRRPKAPPANCAHSPGRKPVFAKTSIIPCPKRSLPRPKTPAADWPSKT from the coding sequence GTGAGTCTTCTGACGCTTCAAGGCCGGATCCTCGTGCCGTTCATCATGGGCACATACCAGTCCGAACGGTTCAGCGCCGCCAAGGGCCAGTGCGATTTGGTCCGGCGGCGCGACGGCCAATGGTTCCTGCTGGTGACGGTCGACGTCCCCGATGGCACCAAAACCTCCACGACCGACTTCCTGGGCGTCGACCTGGGCGTGGCCAACGTCGCTACCGACAGCGACGGCGTGAAACATTCCGGAGATGGCGTCGAGGCCTGTCGCATCCGCCACCACACCCGGCGCCAGGGACTGCAGAAGGCGGCGGGGCGCAAGCGCCGCGGGCGCCGGCCCAAGGCCCCGCCCGCAAACTGCGCACACTCTCCGGGCAGGAAGCCCGTTTTCGCAAAGACGTCAATCATACCCTGTCCAAAACGCTCGTTGCCAAGGCCCAAGACACCGGCCGCGGATTGGCCCTCGAAGACTTGA
- the def gene encoding peptide deformylase — protein sequence MAVRAIRRMGDPLLWARAQEVTDISAPALADLVADMKDTMAALQGAGLAAPQIGVPLRVVLFGVAANPRYPGASAVPETILVNPIIEPLDDEQEEAWEGCLSVPGMRGLVPRYRRVRYRGFGLDGMAIDREVEGFHARVVQHECDHLDGILYPARIRDLKCFGYESVLFPEGFAEQDA from the coding sequence ATGGCGGTGAGGGCGATCCGACGAATGGGCGATCCTTTGCTATGGGCGCGGGCGCAGGAGGTGACCGACATCTCGGCCCCTGCGCTTGCCGACCTCGTGGCCGACATGAAGGACACAATGGCGGCCCTGCAGGGCGCCGGGCTCGCCGCCCCGCAGATCGGCGTGCCGCTACGCGTCGTTTTGTTCGGTGTGGCCGCCAATCCGCGTTACCCGGGTGCCTCGGCGGTCCCTGAGACCATCCTCGTCAACCCCATTATCGAGCCCTTGGATGACGAGCAGGAGGAGGCCTGGGAGGGGTGCCTGAGCGTGCCCGGCATGCGCGGACTCGTGCCGCGTTATCGGCGCGTACGTTATCGGGGCTTTGGCCTTGATGGGATGGCGATCGACCGCGAGGTCGAGGGCTTTCACGCGCGCGTCGTGCAGCATGAATGTGATCATCTGGACGGTATTCTGTACCCTGCACGCATCCGCGATCTCAAATGCTTCGGCTACGAGAGCGTATTATTCCCCGAGGGTTTCGCCGAACAGGATGCCTGA
- a CDS encoding CsiV family protein, whose amino-acid sequence MRRIALIAAASLGLTAQAWAAPPHLYEVDVLVFANHLRKLDGNEHWNQEKITPIAGFKKALSPSHGLPQGSQLAVAQSILARHPHYTILAARSWVQNVIALRKTKAVRITSHRDGRLKGVIRVFQWRLMHVALDLHYTPSGAARSSSQATVYQLVESRPVALRATNYFDHPKFGVLVRVVPYTGPVTTPH is encoded by the coding sequence GTGCGTCGTATTGCCCTGATCGCCGCTGCTAGCCTGGGCCTCACTGCGCAGGCCTGGGCCGCTCCCCCACACCTCTATGAGGTCGATGTCCTGGTATTCGCGAACCATCTGCGCAAACTGGATGGGAATGAGCACTGGAACCAAGAAAAGATCACGCCCATCGCGGGCTTCAAGAAGGCGCTCTCCCCCAGTCATGGCCTGCCCCAGGGCTCACAGCTCGCGGTCGCCCAGTCGATACTGGCGCGCCACCCGCATTATACGATCCTCGCGGCACGCAGCTGGGTACAAAACGTGATCGCCTTGCGCAAAACCAAGGCGGTCCGTATCACAAGCCACCGCGATGGACGGCTGAAGGGCGTCATCCGCGTCTTTCAGTGGCGGCTCATGCATGTCGCCCTGGATCTGCACTACACGCCAAGCGGGGCGGCCCGGTCATCCTCTCAGGCTACGGTCTATCAGCTCGTCGAATCGCGACCAGTGGCGCTGCGCGCGACCAACTACTTCGATCACCCCAAATTCGGGGTCCTGGTGCGGGTCGTACCCTACACAGGACCCGTGACCACGCCCCACTAG
- a CDS encoding hypoxanthine-guanine phosphoribosyltransferase, protein MGEGDRASEARLAWQVLESAERIHAAADVDRALDHMALAIRDAVGRANPIMMVVMNGALVFAGHLLPRLAFPLEVDYVHATRYHGALTGGEIAWAAGPSLPVAGRTIVLLDDILDEGVTLAALADTLQARGAAAVLKAVLVTKKRVRAQGLEADFSGLDVPDRYVFGCGMDYNGFLRNTKDIFALP, encoded by the coding sequence ATGGGGGAGGGTGATCGCGCATCCGAGGCGCGCCTGGCCTGGCAGGTGCTGGAATCGGCCGAGCGGATCCACGCCGCGGCCGATGTCGATAGGGCCTTGGACCACATGGCGCTCGCGATCCGCGACGCCGTGGGTCGGGCCAACCCCATCATGATGGTCGTCATGAATGGTGCCCTGGTGTTCGCAGGGCACCTGTTGCCGCGACTCGCCTTTCCCCTGGAGGTCGATTACGTCCACGCCACGCGCTATCATGGCGCGCTGACCGGCGGGGAGATCGCCTGGGCGGCGGGCCCGAGCCTTCCTGTGGCCGGGCGCACCATCGTGCTGCTGGACGACATCCTGGACGAAGGGGTGACCCTGGCGGCGCTGGCCGATACCCTGCAGGCGCGCGGGGCGGCGGCGGTGTTGAAGGCGGTACTGGTCACGAAGAAGCGGGTGCGGGCGCAGGGTTTGGAGGCGGATTTTTCCGGCCTCGATGTCCCGGATCGCTACGTCTTTGGCTGCGGCATGGATTACAACGGCTTTCTGCGCAACACCAAGGACATCTTCGCACTCCCATGA